The nucleotide sequence TAAAGAAAATCATCTGAGTCGTAGCCTTGTCTTAAACTTTAGTGGTGTATCTTGAAATCTTAGATACTCTTTTGTTGCTTCGCTCTTATTCTATTCTATGCAATCCTTATTTCATGAATGAAAGCTAACTGGATCTTCTTAAAAACCTTGTGAATAATTCATTAGTTCTGCTAGTAAACAATTATATTTTTGAATAGAATATTTATCTCACTATAAAAAAGTGAGAAAGATCCTGGTGTTACATTTTGGTTATAATACTAATCAGATAGTATCATCAAGAATTCTATATATGTTTGGGTATTTTTTATGTGTTTGAATATTATGTTTGCCCAACATGTTGGACTCATTtcatttttatccttttttttttttttcttttggtgacTTCTAAGAATAAGAATTCCACTCATTTTTGGTTGTTGTTCTTGGCAGTGGAAAAGAGACGGAGTTTCACATTGAACCCGAGATTACGTTGGAGTTGATGATGGCTGCTAACTATCTTCACACTTAAGGCGTTAATGCCCATGTAATCATTGTACCAATCTCGGTTTGGTACATACTACTGTTTtgctcatatatatatttatatactgtACCTAGTTGGCGTACAAGTTCTCTAATCTTCTCTTTGTTATGAAGACCAAATCATAGTTCATAGTGACATGCCATTTTAGGTGGTTGAATGTTGCAATAGTTTAATTGAAGTGCTCGAGATAAGCTTTAGACTTGGCCAATGCTTTTCTTAATTTcttaattttcttttgatttgctACTGTACAATCTTATTTATGTTCATACTGTTACAAGTGCATTACATGGATCCATATGAATATTGATGTTATCTCCACAATTTGGAGAAATCTGTCATTACGTACGGCTCGAACAAGGAAAATAAATAATCACATAAGCTGTAGTGCTACGGCTGTGGTTGTGATTCAGCATATGGGTTCTGATCTCTATCGGATCCCTTCCTTGGTGCGGCTACTGACTCACCCTCCTTTGTACATCCATGTGATGACGTGGAGGCTCGACATTAGTTGGAATTGCATTTGGCAGTGGCAGATTCTGTTTCCAACTTTAGTTTTGAAATGGACTCGATCAAACACGAGCCAAATGTTCTTTCTCCTGTTTCAAATTTGAATTGGACTCGATCATCGCACAATCTCGGGCATCAAGTGATCAAAAGATAGGAGTTTCTTTACTGCGAACCCCTCCTTTTGGTCTCCGTTTCCGTTCAATATTTGACCGTCGAGAATAAGATTTGAAAGCCCGTGGCGCTTCTCTCTCCATCTCCCAGATAGAGTTCATGTATAAGATCCAGCTATGGTTATCATTGGCCATCACCAACCGTCACCGAGGAGTCCCCACGGTCGTCCTCTCGTTGCTCTTCCTTTTGCCGATTGCAGAAATGGTCACCTTCTTTAGGGGCCAGACTAGTCCCTCCtccagcaagcaagcaagcaggcAGGCGGAGAGGACCCCAGGAAGCACTACATCTTCCCCTCGGCTAACTTTAGCCAACCACCGCCCTCTCGGTGTCAGGACTATTAAGCGTGGGCTTTCTGTGTGTCTGAGATCACCGTGATTGTTGGGGAAAAAGGCTCGCAATGGAGGATTCCGTGGAGAAATGCGGTGACAGGGAACAACCTCTCGATTACGTTGGCCGAGAGCGCAAGATCATGCTGAGTTACTCGACGGAAGACGAGCGTTGCGTGAGCAGTTCAAGCTTTGAGACCTCGCCAGGCGAGGACGCACGAGGCGCGAGCGGCTCTGAGGAATCGCTGCCGCCGTCGGTGCCATCGAGTTGGCCGACGCGGAAGTCCTCGGATTCTGATGCAGACGCGGATGATGAAAGAACCGATTCGAATGATGCGAAAGCTGATAAGCTCAGAGGTTGTGCCTCAGGTGCTTTGCACGTTTCATATGGCAAACAGGCAACTAACTAGTTATGTTTAATGCTGCTATTTTATTTGCTATCTCGTGCACATTCTGATCCGCTTACAGCTTTGTATTTAGTTTACCGAATCCTATTAATTATCCGGTCGGTCATCGTCTCAGATTTTTGTGGTGTTGTTTTTGGGATTCGGTTAGATATTGAGTTGATGAAGGAGAGGTTTTCCAAACTGTTGCTGGGAGAAGACATGTCAGGCTGCGGGAAGGGAGTATGCACTGCACTGGCAATCTCCAATGCCATCACCAATCTGTGCGGTAAGCGTGCTGTGGTTTCtggcttcttctcttcttcttggtAGAGAACTTCACCTGATGCAACTTGTTCTTGTACAGCCACGGTGTTTGGGCAACTCTGGAGGTTGGAACCTCTGCCTCCCGAAAAGAAGTCCATGTGGCGAAGGGAGATGGAGTGGCTTCTTTGTGTTAGTGATCACATCGTGGATCTGATGCCCTCTTGGCAAACATTTACTGACGGGAGCAAGCTCGAGGTACATGCTGTTCTTCCTCCACTCTTCTGGCTATAACCAGAACGAACCTTGAATGCATCTGTCAGAAAGAATCCAGACACTCTGTTCCGAAACCATCGTCTATAATCTCAACAACCTAGCTTATAATAAATACACTGGCATTGGACTTGATGGCATGATGATTTAACTTTTGTGAGTGCTTACACTGTTAGCCCTCTGAATTCAGGTCATGACTTGCAGACCAAGATCAGATTTGTACATCAATCTGCCAGCACTGCGAAAATTAGACAACATGCTTCTCGTGAGAATCCTTACATGTATAAATGATATCAGACTTCAAGAGAGTGCTCTCACTGATTTTTGGCTTTCTGCAGGAAATACTTGATAGTTTCAATGATCCGGAGTTTTGGTATGTTGATCAAGGTATAGTGGCACCAGATTCTGATGGCTCGGCCTCTTTCAGAAGAACACTTTTCCGGCAAGAAGAGAAGTGGTGGCTACCCGTACCTCATGTTCCACTCGATGGTCTTCATGAAAACACAAGAAAGCAGTTGCAGCACAAAAGAGAATGTGCAAATCAGATTCTGAAGGCTTCAATCGCTATTAACACTGATGCTTTGGCAGAAATGGAGGTTCCCGAATCTTACCTTAGTTCGCTTCCCAAGGTGtgctctcctcctcctctatcGAGTAAAGTTCTCCATCCATTGGCTTCTCCTCGTGTTAGACCCTGAATTGATGGCATGGTTCTGATTCACAGAATGCAAGAGCGAGCTTGGGTGATTTGATGCATCGTTATGTTACTTCGGATCAATTTTCGCCTGACTGTCTTCTCGATTGTCTTGATTTGTCCTCCGAACACCAAGCTCTAGAAATCGCAAA is from Musa acuminata AAA Group cultivar baxijiao chromosome BXJ1-6, Cavendish_Baxijiao_AAA, whole genome shotgun sequence and encodes:
- the LOC103987851 gene encoding rop guanine nucleotide exchange factor 7-like translates to MEDSVEKCGDREQPLDYVGRERKIMLSYSTEDERCVSSSSFETSPGEDARGASGSEESLPPSVPSSWPTRKSSDSDADADDERTDSNDAKADKLRGCASDIELMKERFSKLLLGEDMSGCGKGVCTALAISNAITNLCATVFGQLWRLEPLPPEKKSMWRREMEWLLCVSDHIVDLMPSWQTFTDGSKLEVMTCRPRSDLYINLPALRKLDNMLLEILDSFNDPEFWYVDQGIVAPDSDGSASFRRTLFRQEEKWWLPVPHVPLDGLHENTRKQLQHKRECANQILKASIAINTDALAEMEVPESYLSSLPKNARASLGDLMHRYVTSDQFSPDCLLDCLDLSSEHQALEIANRVEASTYIWRRRRVARPVSNRNGIAITKSSWSAAVKDMVVDAGKRELFADRAETILLCLKQRFPGLTQTALDVCKIQFNKDLGKSILESYSRVLESLAFNIVARIDELLYVDDFSKNSDHLLDSRTGVIAHQKASSPCSAPTSDTAFASAHSATGFSPAPLISSTREESPVFVDGKSHNHGFGVKKILTNYLRVEVKGKGSVDVGSDSRVDFMHEH